A window of the Pseudomonas furukawaii genome harbors these coding sequences:
- a CDS encoding type I secretion system permease/ATPase: MDPEVSRVQINSDPRGQHDDPLLDSLLSLCVLHRKPANRAMLTSGLPLPKQRLTVELLPRAAARAGLQGRLLHRRLEQIPKIALPALLLLKKGRCAVLLGWSAQGDARLLLSESDGGEVSVTRELLQEDYSGQVFFAQPQHKYDLDQGSLIPRTRSWFRDTLKRSRWLYIDAVAASLLINLIGLGAPLFVMNVYDRVVPNQAAATLWVLAIGISGAYLFDLLLKTMRGLCLDLAGKKTDLIISATLFERIVGMAMKYRPLRVGSFAQNIHEFQTLRDFLASLTLTSVIDLPFTLLILLVIGLLGGPLVWIPLLAFPLAMGISWLLQKPLVATMDRTMALAAERQSSLIETLAGLDAVKVNNAESDRQYLWEQTIGTLGRLELRVKMLSSLAMNLTLMIQQLAGVAMIVAGVYLIMAGDLSMGGLIACYMLNGRALGPLSQLSGLLTRYQQARLTMTNVDQMMDLPQERQEGEQPLVRSKLQGSLELRQVNFTYPHQQTPALSEVNLIVRPGEKIGIIGRSGSGKSSLAKLIVGLYQADSGSLLVDGTDIRQLDVSELRHNVGYVPQDIQLFSGTLRDNLMSGARYVEDELVLQAAELSGVHEFARLHPQGYELQVGERGQNLSGGQRQNVALARALLLDPPILLLDEPTSSMDNPGEERLKERLAAVIANKTLLLVTHRASMLSLVDRLLIVDRGRIIADGPKEAVMEALKKGQISVA; this comes from the coding sequence GTGGATCCAGAAGTCAGTCGCGTTCAAATCAACTCCGATCCCCGCGGGCAGCATGACGACCCGCTGCTGGACTCGCTCCTGTCCCTCTGCGTCCTGCACCGCAAGCCGGCCAACCGGGCCATGCTCACCAGCGGCCTGCCGCTGCCGAAGCAACGTCTGACCGTCGAGTTGCTGCCCCGCGCCGCCGCCCGCGCCGGCCTGCAAGGACGTCTGCTGCACCGGCGCCTGGAGCAGATCCCGAAGATCGCCTTGCCGGCTCTGCTGCTCCTCAAGAAGGGGCGTTGCGCCGTGTTGCTGGGCTGGAGCGCGCAGGGCGATGCCCGCCTGCTGCTGAGCGAGAGCGATGGTGGCGAAGTGTCGGTGACCCGCGAGCTGCTGCAGGAGGATTACAGCGGCCAGGTGTTCTTCGCCCAGCCCCAGCACAAGTACGACCTGGACCAGGGCAGCCTGATCCCGCGCACCCGGTCCTGGTTCCGCGACACCCTCAAGCGTTCCCGCTGGCTCTACATCGACGCCGTGGCGGCCAGCCTGCTGATCAACCTCATCGGCCTCGGTGCGCCGCTGTTCGTGATGAACGTCTATGACCGCGTGGTGCCCAACCAGGCCGCCGCCACCCTCTGGGTGCTGGCCATCGGCATCTCCGGCGCCTACCTCTTCGACCTGCTGCTCAAGACCATGCGCGGGCTCTGCCTCGATCTCGCGGGCAAGAAGACCGACCTGATCATCTCCGCCACGCTCTTCGAGCGCATCGTCGGCATGGCCATGAAGTACCGCCCGCTGCGGGTCGGCAGCTTCGCCCAGAACATCCATGAGTTCCAGACGCTCAGGGACTTCCTCGCGTCCCTGACCCTGACCAGCGTCATCGACCTGCCGTTCACCCTGCTGATCCTCCTGGTCATCGGCCTGCTGGGCGGGCCCCTGGTTTGGATTCCGCTGCTGGCCTTCCCCCTCGCCATGGGGATCAGCTGGTTGCTGCAGAAACCCCTGGTGGCGACCATGGACCGCACCATGGCCCTGGCCGCCGAGCGTCAGTCCAGCCTGATCGAGACCCTCGCCGGCCTGGACGCGGTGAAGGTGAACAACGCCGAGAGCGATCGCCAGTATCTCTGGGAGCAGACCATCGGCACCCTCGGCCGCCTCGAACTGCGGGTGAAGATGCTCTCCAGCCTGGCGATGAACCTGACGCTGATGATCCAGCAGTTGGCGGGCGTCGCGATGATAGTCGCCGGCGTCTACCTGATCATGGCCGGCGACCTCAGCATGGGCGGCCTGATCGCCTGCTACATGCTCAACGGCCGTGCCCTGGGGCCGCTGAGCCAGCTCTCCGGGCTGCTCACCCGCTACCAGCAGGCGCGCCTGACCATGACCAACGTGGACCAGATGATGGACCTGCCCCAGGAGCGCCAGGAGGGCGAGCAGCCGCTGGTGCGTTCCAAGCTGCAGGGCAGCCTGGAGCTGCGCCAGGTGAACTTCACCTACCCGCACCAGCAGACCCCGGCCCTGAGCGAGGTGAACCTGATCGTCCGCCCGGGGGAGAAGATCGGCATCATCGGTCGCAGCGGTTCCGGCAAGAGCTCCCTGGCCAAGCTGATCGTCGGCCTCTACCAGGCCGATTCCGGCAGCCTGCTGGTGGACGGCACCGACATCCGCCAGCTGGATGTCAGCGAGCTGCGCCACAACGTCGGCTACGTCCCCCAGGATATCCAGCTGTTCAGCGGCACCCTGCGGGACAACCTGATGTCCGGCGCCCGTTACGTGGAGGACGAACTGGTGCTGCAGGCCGCCGAGCTCTCGGGAGTCCACGAGTTCGCCCGACTCCATCCGCAAGGTTATGAGCTGCAGGTCGGCGAGCGTGGCCAGAACCTCTCCGGCGGCCAGCGGCAGAACGTCGCCCTGGCGCGCGCACTGCTGCTCGATCCCCCCATCCTGCTGCTGGACGAGCCCACCAGTTCCATGGACAACCCCGGCGAGGAACGGCTGAAGGAGCGCCTCGCCGCGGTGATCGCCAACAAGACCCTGCTGCTGGTCACCCACCGGGCCTCCATGCTTTCCCTGGTGGACCGACTGCTGATCGTCGACCGTGGCCGCATCATCGCGGACGGCCCGAAGGAAGCGGTCATGGAAGCGCTGAAGAAGGGGCAGATCAGTGTCGCATAA
- a CDS encoding HlyD family type I secretion periplasmic adaptor subunit produces the protein MFRQYFKGGESLSDQPLPEVSKALVEDAPRVVRLTIWTLLGFTLFLGFWAHFAEIDEVTRGEGKAIPSSKLQKVSNLEGGIVSELFVREGQVVEVGAPLLRLDPTRFESNVGETEADRNAMQLRVERLSAEVNDQPLIISEELRSLAPEQAASEEALYASRRQQLNDEVGGLEQQLVQRRQELQEFISKQAQFRNSLQLLRQEIAISEPLVAEGAISRVEVLRLRRAEVETRGQLDATSLAIPRAESAIKEAENKIAETRSRFRSEALGQLNEARTELKKANATGKALEDRVKRTLVTSPVRGIVKQLLVNTIGGVIQPGSDLVEIVPLDDTLLVEARIRPQDIAFLHPGQRAMVKFTAYDFTIYGGLEAELEQIGADTVTDEDGNSFYLIKLRTRKSHLGSDDKPLLIIPGMVASVDIMTGKKSILSYLLKPIIRARAEALRER, from the coding sequence ATGTTTCGCCAGTACTTCAAGGGCGGCGAGTCGCTGTCCGACCAGCCCCTTCCCGAGGTCAGCAAGGCCCTGGTGGAAGACGCGCCGCGCGTGGTGCGCCTGACCATCTGGACGCTGCTGGGTTTCACCCTGTTCCTCGGCTTCTGGGCCCATTTCGCCGAGATCGACGAGGTGACCCGTGGCGAGGGCAAGGCGATCCCGTCCTCCAAGCTGCAGAAGGTGTCCAACCTGGAAGGCGGCATCGTTTCAGAGCTGTTCGTCCGTGAGGGGCAGGTGGTGGAAGTGGGGGCGCCGCTGTTGCGCCTGGACCCCACCCGCTTCGAGTCCAACGTCGGCGAAACCGAGGCGGACCGCAATGCCATGCAGCTCCGGGTGGAGCGTCTCAGCGCCGAGGTGAACGACCAGCCGCTGATCATCTCCGAGGAGCTGCGCAGTCTCGCGCCCGAACAGGCGGCCAGCGAGGAAGCCCTGTACGCGAGTCGTCGGCAACAACTGAACGACGAAGTGGGCGGCCTGGAACAGCAACTGGTCCAGCGTCGCCAGGAGCTGCAGGAGTTCATCTCCAAGCAGGCCCAGTTCCGCAACAGCCTGCAGTTGCTGCGGCAGGAAATCGCCATCTCCGAGCCCCTGGTGGCCGAAGGGGCGATTTCCCGGGTGGAAGTCCTGCGCCTGCGCCGCGCCGAGGTGGAGACCCGTGGCCAGCTGGATGCGACCTCCCTCGCCATCCCCCGCGCCGAGTCGGCCATCAAGGAAGCCGAGAACAAGATCGCCGAGACCCGCTCGCGTTTTCGCAGCGAGGCCCTGGGCCAGCTGAACGAGGCGCGTACCGAGCTGAAGAAGGCCAATGCCACGGGCAAGGCGCTGGAGGACCGGGTCAAGCGCACCCTGGTCACCTCGCCGGTGCGGGGCATCGTCAAGCAGCTGCTGGTGAACACCATCGGCGGCGTGATCCAGCCCGGCAGCGACCTGGTGGAGATCGTGCCCCTGGACGACACCCTGCTGGTGGAGGCCCGCATCCGGCCCCAGGACATCGCCTTCCTGCACCCGGGCCAGCGGGCCATGGTCAAGTTCACCGCCTACGACTTCACCATCTACGGCGGCCTGGAGGCCGAGCTGGAGCAGATCGGCGCGGACACCGTGACCGACGAGGACGGCAACAGCTTCTACCTGATCAAGCTGCGCACCCGCAAAAGTCATCTCGGATCCGACGACAAGCCGTTGCTGATCATCCCCGGCATGGTGGCCTCGGTGGACATCATGACCGGCAAGAAAAGCATCCTCAGCTACCTGCTGAAACCCATCATCCGGGCCCGCGCCGAGGCGCTGCGGGAGCGTTGA
- the mmsB gene encoding 3-hydroxyisobutyrate dehydrogenase, whose amino-acid sequence MSDIAFIGLGHMGLPMARNLLKAGYRLRVHDLVRSAVDELAAEGATSATDAREAVAGTAVVITMLPASRHVEGLLLGEDGLLQAIAPGSLVLECSTIAPESARKVHAEARARGIDLLDAPVSGGTAGAAAGTLTFMVGGEAAALERARPIFEAMGKNIFHAGPDGAGQVAKVCNNQVLAVQMIATAESMALGVANGLDPAVLAEIMRQSSGGNWVLERYNPWPGVMPNAPASREYEGGFMAELMAKDLGLAQETAQNSLSSTPMGALALQLYRLLLKQGQGRKDFSVVQKLFVE is encoded by the coding sequence ATGAGCGACATCGCCTTTATCGGACTCGGCCACATGGGCCTGCCCATGGCCCGCAACCTGCTCAAGGCCGGTTACCGGCTGCGAGTGCATGACCTGGTACGCAGCGCCGTCGACGAACTCGCCGCCGAGGGCGCCACCTCGGCGACGGACGCCCGCGAGGCCGTGGCCGGTACGGCGGTGGTCATCACCATGCTGCCGGCCAGCCGGCATGTGGAAGGCCTGCTGCTGGGCGAGGATGGCCTGCTGCAGGCCATCGCCCCCGGCAGCCTGGTGCTGGAGTGCTCCACCATCGCGCCCGAGTCGGCACGCAAGGTCCACGCCGAAGCGCGCGCCCGGGGCATCGACCTGCTGGATGCGCCGGTGTCCGGCGGCACCGCCGGCGCCGCCGCAGGCACCCTCACCTTCATGGTGGGTGGCGAAGCGGCGGCCCTGGAGCGGGCGCGGCCGATCTTCGAGGCCATGGGCAAGAACATCTTCCACGCCGGCCCCGATGGCGCCGGCCAGGTGGCCAAGGTGTGCAACAACCAGGTGCTGGCGGTGCAGATGATCGCCACCGCAGAATCCATGGCCCTGGGCGTGGCCAACGGGCTGGATCCGGCGGTGCTGGCGGAGATCATGCGCCAGAGCTCCGGCGGCAACTGGGTGCTGGAACGCTACAACCCCTGGCCCGGCGTGATGCCCAACGCCCCGGCGAGCCGCGAGTACGAAGGGGGGTTCATGGCCGAGCTGATGGCCAAGGACCTGGGCCTGGCCCAGGAAACCGCGCAGAACAGCCTCTCCAGCACGCCCATGGGCGCCCTGGCGCTGCAGCTCTATCGGCTGTTGCTGAAACAGGGCCAGGGCAGGAAGGACTTCTCGGTGGTGCAGAAGCTGTTCGTGGAATGA